The following proteins are encoded in a genomic region of Candidatus Methylospira mobilis:
- the infB gene encoding translation initiation factor IF-2, protein MSDVTVRQLAEVVGIPLDRLLAQMGDAGLSATAPGDVLNDAEKMKLLSFLRQSHGKEYADAAEPKRVTLQRRTVSELKQGKMPGKASKTVSVEVRKKRTYVKRSELPEVEERLPEPEKARLVASAEELHHGQEPKPQQVEEELVVSAVAAAQERVAEQETAEPTPAVAATPIVEPEEEAALPVSVEPEQVEAAEAKVVSKAPPDAEARAAPQKPAERRPEKAAERPRPPSAPAAAAPRSEQRPPRRPVPAAAAAALPASFPPDVAAGRAQEDARRAKRKTGATGDREGRRDDDKRSEFSLDDRRSGKGKKAKMRGPVVMPEQKHGFERPTAPQIHDVNVPELITVSELAARMSVKAGEVIKTLMKMGVMATINQMLDQETAILVVDEMGHRAIAQAADHLEAEMVATMALEESAEQQPRAPVVTIMGHVDHGKTSLLDYIRKSRVAAGEAGGITQHIGAYQVKTDHGAVTFLDTPGHAAFTAMRARGAKVTDIVVLVVAADDGVMPQTREAVEHSRAAGVPIVVAINKVDKADADPDRVKQELVVLKVVPEEWGGDTQFVNVSAKTGSGIDNLLDAILLQAEILELQTAFKTPASGVVLESRLDKGKGPVADVLVQRGTLKKGDFILCGQEFGRIRAMFNENGKPLKEAGPSMPVEILGLSAAPNAGDDFIIVADERKAREIALHREEKSRTSKLAAQQATKLEDVFSRMESGESADLNVILKTDVQGSLEALRGAMVDLSTDKVKVKVIAGAVGGINESDANLALASSAILIGFNVRADASARKLIEERGVDLHYYSVIYEALDEIKKSINGMLEPEYKEQIVGIAEVRDVFRSPKFGAIAGCMVTEGFVKRNLPIRVLRENVVIYEGQLESLRRFKDDVGEVKMGMECGIGVKNYNDVKPGDQIEVFEKVLVAHQ, encoded by the coding sequence ATGAGTGATGTAACAGTAAGACAGTTGGCTGAAGTGGTAGGGATTCCCCTTGACCGCTTGCTCGCACAAATGGGTGATGCAGGGTTGAGCGCGACTGCCCCGGGCGATGTTCTGAACGATGCTGAAAAGATGAAATTGTTAAGTTTTCTTCGTCAGAGTCATGGAAAGGAATATGCGGATGCGGCGGAGCCCAAGCGCGTGACCTTGCAACGCAGAACCGTCAGCGAGCTTAAGCAGGGCAAGATGCCTGGCAAAGCCAGCAAGACAGTGAGCGTGGAAGTGCGAAAAAAACGCACTTACGTCAAGCGCAGCGAACTCCCCGAAGTCGAGGAGCGGTTGCCGGAGCCTGAAAAGGCGCGGCTAGTCGCATCGGCGGAGGAACTCCATCACGGGCAGGAACCGAAGCCGCAACAGGTGGAGGAAGAACTCGTGGTGAGCGCCGTTGCCGCTGCTCAGGAGCGAGTTGCAGAGCAGGAAACAGCCGAGCCTACTCCCGCCGTTGCTGCGACCCCGATAGTTGAGCCGGAGGAAGAAGCTGCGCTTCCAGTTTCCGTAGAACCTGAACAGGTTGAAGCGGCGGAGGCTAAAGTTGTTTCGAAGGCGCCGCCTGATGCCGAAGCCAGGGCTGCGCCGCAGAAACCGGCCGAAAGACGGCCTGAAAAAGCTGCAGAACGTCCGCGCCCGCCTTCTGCACCGGCAGCTGCCGCGCCGCGTAGCGAGCAGCGCCCGCCCCGCCGCCCCGTACCCGCGGCGGCGGCGGCGGCGCTCCCTGCTAGCTTTCCACCCGATGTGGCGGCAGGAAGAGCGCAGGAAGATGCTCGACGCGCGAAACGAAAAACGGGGGCAACAGGTGATCGCGAAGGTCGCCGCGATGATGACAAGCGGTCTGAATTCAGTCTGGATGACCGCAGGTCAGGAAAAGGAAAGAAGGCCAAAATGCGTGGTCCGGTGGTGATGCCGGAGCAGAAGCATGGTTTCGAAAGACCTACTGCGCCACAGATTCACGATGTCAATGTGCCTGAGCTGATAACTGTTTCCGAACTGGCTGCCCGCATGTCGGTCAAGGCAGGCGAAGTCATCAAGACGCTGATGAAAATGGGGGTCATGGCCACTATTAATCAAATGCTGGATCAGGAAACGGCTATTCTGGTTGTCGATGAAATGGGACACAGGGCTATTGCCCAGGCTGCGGATCATCTTGAAGCGGAGATGGTTGCCACCATGGCTCTGGAAGAATCAGCCGAGCAGCAGCCGCGTGCGCCGGTTGTTACCATTATGGGGCATGTCGATCACGGCAAGACTTCGCTGTTGGATTACATTCGCAAGAGCCGGGTCGCGGCCGGCGAAGCAGGCGGTATTACCCAGCACATCGGCGCGTACCAGGTCAAGACCGACCATGGCGCTGTGACGTTTTTGGATACGCCCGGTCATGCCGCTTTTACCGCCATGCGCGCACGCGGCGCGAAAGTGACGGATATCGTTGTGCTGGTGGTCGCGGCGGACGATGGGGTGATGCCGCAAACGCGCGAAGCCGTCGAGCATTCGCGCGCCGCCGGCGTTCCTATCGTGGTCGCCATCAATAAGGTTGATAAGGCCGATGCCGATCCTGACCGGGTCAAACAGGAGCTGGTGGTATTGAAAGTAGTGCCGGAGGAATGGGGCGGTGACACGCAATTCGTCAATGTTTCGGCCAAAACCGGCTCCGGCATAGATAATCTGCTGGATGCAATCCTGCTGCAGGCTGAAATTCTGGAGTTGCAGACTGCGTTTAAAACCCCGGCCTCCGGCGTTGTGCTGGAGTCACGGCTGGATAAAGGGAAAGGGCCGGTGGCGGACGTACTGGTTCAGCGCGGCACCCTTAAAAAGGGCGACTTTATACTTTGCGGTCAGGAATTCGGCCGTATCAGGGCGATGTTCAACGAGAACGGCAAGCCGCTCAAGGAAGCCGGGCCGTCGATGCCGGTTGAAATACTGGGTCTGTCGGCTGCGCCCAATGCAGGGGATGATTTTATTATCGTCGCCGATGAACGCAAGGCGCGTGAAATCGCGCTGCATCGCGAGGAAAAGTCCCGTACCAGCAAGCTGGCGGCGCAACAGGCAACCAAGCTGGAGGATGTGTTCTCGCGCATGGAAAGCGGTGAATCCGCCGACTTGAACGTTATCCTCAAAACAGATGTACAAGGCAGTCTTGAAGCGCTGCGCGGCGCGATGGTCGACTTATCCACGGACAAGGTGAAAGTAAAGGTTATCGCCGGGGCCGTAGGCGGAATCAACGAGTCGGACGCCAATCTGGCCCTGGCTTCCAGCGCCATTCTGATCGGATTCAATGTGCGCGCCGACGCCAGCGCGCGCAAGCTGATTGAGGAGCGCGGCGTCGACCTGCATTATTACAGCGTAATTTACGAAGCTCTCGATGAAATCAAAAAATCTATCAACGGCATGCTGGAGCCTGAATACAAGGAGCAGATTGTCGGCATAGCCGAGGTGCGCGATGTGTTCCGTTCACCGAAATTTGGCGCCATCGCCGGATGCATGGTTACCGAAGGTTTTGTCAAGCGTAATCTTCCCATCCGCGTGCTGCGTGAAAACGTGGTTATCTATGAAGGCCAGCTGGAGTCATTGCGCCGCTTCAAGGATGACGTCGGCGAGGTCAAAATGGGTATGGAGTGCGGTATCGGCGTTAAAAACTACAATGACGTCAAGCCGGGCGACCAAATTGAGGTATTCGAAAAAGTGTTGGTCGCACATCAGTAA
- the greA gene encoding transcription elongation factor GreA has product MKKVPITVRGAEKLREELINLKSVVRPRIIDAISEARAHGDLKENAEYHAAREQQGFTEGRIKEIESKLSNCQIIDVTALRADDKVVFGATVELEDLDSEQVVTYQIVGEDEADIKEGRISITSPIARALIGKRVEDVATVQAPGGVREYEIRLVQYI; this is encoded by the coding sequence ATGAAGAAAGTACCCATAACGGTTCGCGGCGCGGAAAAGCTGCGCGAGGAACTGATTAATCTGAAGTCCGTAGTGCGTCCCCGCATAATCGATGCGATCTCAGAAGCCCGGGCGCACGGCGACCTTAAGGAAAATGCCGAGTATCATGCCGCGCGAGAACAACAGGGTTTCACCGAAGGGCGCATCAAGGAAATCGAGAGCAAGCTTTCCAATTGCCAGATTATCGATGTCACCGCTCTGCGTGCTGACGACAAGGTGGTATTCGGCGCCACGGTCGAACTGGAAGATTTGGACAGCGAACAGGTTGTGACGTATCAGATCGTCGGCGAAGACGAAGCCGACATCAAGGAAGGACGCATTTCAATCACTTCGCCCATTGCCAGAGCGCTGATCGGAAAGCGCGTGGAGGATGTCGCCACCGTTCAAGCTCCTGGCGGCGTGCGGGAATATGAGATACGCTTGGTACAATATATTTGA
- the rbfA gene encoding 30S ribosome-binding factor RbfA: MPREFTRSDRVSSQIQRELSELLRVNARDPELGMVTLSSIEVTRDMSVAKAYVSFLGASLDTKKCVARLNEAVPFYRHELSKRMRLRVMPELRFIFDESLQRGLRIQSLLSGLNETAGKLD; the protein is encoded by the coding sequence ATGCCAAGAGAGTTTACCCGTAGTGATCGTGTTTCTTCGCAAATCCAGCGCGAACTGTCGGAGTTGCTGCGGGTGAATGCGCGCGATCCTGAATTGGGCATGGTGACGCTGAGTTCGATTGAGGTAACCCGCGACATGTCGGTCGCGAAGGCTTATGTGAGTTTTCTGGGGGCAAGCCTGGATACGAAAAAATGCGTTGCCCGTTTGAACGAAGCGGTTCCGTTTTATCGGCACGAGCTGAGTAAACGCATGCGGCTAAGGGTTATGCCCGAGTTACGCTTTATTTTCGACGAATCGCTACAGCGTGGCTTGCGTATTCAAAGCTTGCTGAGTGGCTTGAATGAGACTGCCGGGAAACTCGATTAG
- the carB gene encoding carbamoyl-phosphate synthase large subunit, with translation MPKRTDIKSILLLGAGPIIIGQACEFDYSGAQACKALKQEGYRVILVNSNPATIMTDPEMADATYIEAVDWQTVARIIEKERPDALLPTMGGQTALNCALDLDREGVLERFGVELIGASKEAIDKAEDRLKFKDAMTKIGLGSARSSIAHTLQEALAVLDDVGYPAIIRPSFTLGGSGGGIAYNRQEFVEICERGLELSPTHELLIEESILGWKEYEMEVVRDRNDNCIIICSIENFDPMGVHTGDSITVAPAQTLTDKEYQIMRDASLAVLREIGVETGGSNVQFAVNPDDGRLIVIEMNPRVSRSSALASKATGFPIAKVAAKLAVGYTLDELKNEITGSATPASFEPSIDYVVTKIPRFTFEKFPQADDRLTTQMKSVGEAMAIGRTFQESLQKALRSLETGVDGLSPRINKQGEDADEILRRELRHPGPERILYVADAFRAGWPLEQVHEQSRIDPWFLAQIEDLIADETALSRRTLATLTRDELFVLKRKGFADTRLARLLGSAEAEVRAVRNKLGVRPVYKRIDSCAAEFSSSTAYLYSTYEEECEADPTGRKKIMVLGGGPNRIGQGIEFDYCCVHAAMALREDGFETIMVNCNPETVSTDFDTSDRLYFEPLTLEDVLEIVDLEKPVGIIVQYGGQTPLKLARALEAAGAPIIGTSPDSIDLAEDRERFQQLVERLNLKQPPNRTARSAEDAIRSANEIGYPLVVRPSYVLGGRAMEIVFNDEDLRRYMREAVSVSNDSPVLLDRFLDDAIEMDVDAVCDGKRVLIGGVMQHIEQAGVHSGDSACSIPPYDLSSELQEQLRGQVRQLAEALGVVGLMNTQFAIKRNEIYILEVNPRASRTVPFVSKATGYPLAKIAARCMAGISLDDQGVIEEIVPAYFSVKEAVFPFIKFPGVDPLLGPEMKSTGEVMGVGTTFGEAYAKAQRAASVKLAHQGLVFLSVRDADKAGVVGVARDLVKLGFTLAATGGTSRVLGSEGIPCAKVLKVHEGRPHIVDMIKNGEVHFIINTTEGKKAIADSFTIRRQALQNQVTYTTTLSGARATCRALEELNAESVNRLQDLHQKV, from the coding sequence ATGCCAAAAAGAACAGATATCAAGTCCATTTTGCTGCTGGGAGCAGGCCCCATCATTATTGGTCAAGCCTGCGAGTTCGATTATTCGGGCGCTCAGGCCTGCAAGGCGCTGAAGCAGGAAGGTTATCGCGTCATACTGGTCAATTCCAATCCCGCGACCATCATGACCGATCCGGAAATGGCGGATGCGACCTATATCGAGGCGGTGGACTGGCAGACGGTTGCCCGCATCATTGAAAAAGAGCGTCCCGATGCGCTGCTGCCGACCATGGGCGGACAAACTGCGCTGAATTGCGCGCTGGATCTCGATCGCGAGGGCGTGCTCGAACGTTTTGGCGTCGAGCTGATAGGCGCCAGCAAGGAGGCGATCGACAAAGCCGAGGACCGCCTGAAGTTCAAGGATGCCATGACCAAAATAGGTTTGGGCTCCGCGCGCTCAAGCATTGCCCATACTCTGCAAGAAGCGCTGGCCGTTCTCGACGACGTCGGCTACCCGGCAATTATTCGCCCATCGTTCACGCTGGGGGGCAGCGGTGGCGGCATTGCATACAACCGTCAGGAGTTTGTCGAAATCTGCGAGCGAGGCCTGGAGCTTTCGCCGACGCATGAACTGTTGATCGAAGAGTCCATACTGGGGTGGAAAGAATACGAAATGGAGGTGGTGCGTGATCGCAACGACAATTGCATCATCATCTGTTCGATAGAGAACTTCGACCCGATGGGCGTGCATACCGGCGACTCCATAACCGTCGCACCGGCGCAAACGCTGACCGATAAGGAATATCAGATCATGCGCGACGCTTCGCTGGCGGTACTGCGCGAAATCGGCGTCGAAACCGGCGGATCGAACGTTCAGTTCGCGGTGAATCCGGATGACGGTCGCCTGATCGTGATCGAGATGAACCCGCGCGTATCGCGATCTTCGGCGCTGGCGTCCAAGGCAACCGGTTTTCCAATTGCGAAGGTGGCCGCAAAACTGGCAGTCGGGTACACGCTGGACGAACTGAAAAACGAAATTACCGGCAGCGCTACGCCGGCCTCGTTCGAACCCAGTATCGATTATGTCGTCACCAAAATACCGCGGTTTACCTTTGAAAAGTTCCCGCAGGCCGATGATCGTCTGACGACGCAGATGAAGTCGGTCGGAGAAGCGATGGCGATCGGCCGCACGTTTCAGGAATCGCTGCAAAAGGCTTTGCGCAGCCTGGAAACCGGGGTGGACGGGTTGTCGCCGCGCATCAACAAACAGGGCGAAGATGCAGATGAAATACTGAGACGCGAATTGCGTCACCCGGGACCGGAACGTATTTTGTATGTGGCGGACGCATTCCGCGCGGGTTGGCCGCTCGAACAGGTGCATGAACAAAGCCGTATCGATCCGTGGTTCCTGGCGCAGATCGAGGACTTGATCGCTGACGAAACCGCCTTGTCGCGGCGTACTCTGGCTACGCTGACGCGCGACGAATTATTCGTGCTGAAGCGCAAGGGCTTTGCCGATACGCGGCTGGCGCGTTTGCTGGGCAGCGCGGAAGCCGAAGTGCGCGCCGTGCGCAACAAGCTGGGCGTGCGTCCGGTGTACAAACGTATCGATTCCTGCGCCGCGGAGTTTTCTTCCAGCACTGCCTATCTGTATTCCACCTACGAGGAGGAATGCGAAGCCGACCCGACCGGGCGAAAAAAAATCATGGTGCTCGGCGGCGGCCCGAATCGCATAGGGCAGGGTATCGAGTTCGATTATTGCTGCGTGCATGCGGCGATGGCCTTGCGCGAAGACGGTTTCGAAACCATCATGGTCAATTGCAACCCCGAAACGGTTTCGACGGATTTCGATACTTCCGACCGCTTGTATTTCGAGCCGCTGACGCTGGAAGATGTACTGGAAATTGTCGATCTGGAAAAGCCGGTCGGCATCATCGTGCAATATGGCGGGCAGACGCCGTTGAAGTTGGCGCGCGCGTTGGAAGCCGCGGGCGCTCCAATTATCGGCACGTCTCCCGACTCCATCGACCTTGCGGAAGACCGCGAACGCTTCCAGCAACTGGTCGAGCGGCTTAATCTGAAACAGCCGCCCAACCGTACCGCGCGCTCGGCGGAAGATGCGATACGTTCGGCCAATGAGATCGGCTATCCGCTTGTGGTCAGGCCTTCCTATGTTTTGGGCGGCCGCGCGATGGAAATCGTGTTCAATGACGAAGACTTGCGGCGTTACATGCGCGAAGCGGTAAGTGTTTCCAACGATTCTCCTGTGCTGCTGGACCGTTTTCTCGACGATGCGATCGAGATGGATGTCGATGCCGTTTGCGACGGCAAACGCGTATTGATCGGCGGTGTGATGCAGCATATCGAGCAGGCCGGGGTGCATTCGGGTGATTCCGCCTGTTCGATACCGCCTTATGATTTATCATCCGAACTGCAGGAGCAATTGAGGGGGCAGGTCAGACAGCTGGCCGAGGCGCTTGGAGTTGTCGGATTGATGAATACCCAGTTCGCGATCAAAAGAAACGAAATCTACATACTCGAAGTGAATCCGCGAGCGTCGCGCACGGTGCCGTTCGTTTCCAAGGCGACTGGATACCCGCTGGCAAAGATTGCCGCGCGTTGCATGGCGGGCATCAGTCTGGACGATCAAGGCGTTATCGAAGAGATAGTTCCGGCCTATTTTTCGGTTAAGGAGGCGGTATTTCCGTTTATCAAGTTTCCCGGCGTCGATCCTCTGCTGGGCCCCGAGATGAAGTCTACCGGCGAAGTCATGGGGGTGGGCACTACTTTCGGCGAAGCCTATGCAAAAGCGCAGAGGGCGGCCAGTGTAAAACTGGCGCATCAGGGGCTGGTATTTCTCAGCGTGCGCGATGCGGATAAAGCAGGCGTTGTCGGGGTGGCTCGCGATTTAGTCAAGCTGGGATTCACTCTGGCGGCGACCGGAGGCACTTCCAGGGTACTTGGGTCGGAGGGTATTCCTTGCGCCAAGGTCTTGAAGGTGCACGAAGGCCGACCCCATATCGTGGATATGATCAAGAATGGCGAGGTTCATTTCATCATTAATACGACGGAAGGGAAAAAGGCAATTGCCGATTCGTTTACAATTCGTCGTCAGGCGTTGCAGAATCAGGTTACCTACACCACCACCTTGTCCGGCGCGCGCGCAACCTGCCGCGCGCTCGAAGAGCTGAATGCCGAGAGCGTGAACCGGTTGCAGGATTTGCATCAAAAAGTGTAA
- the yhbY gene encoding ribosome assembly RNA-binding protein YhbY, with the protein MHPEQRKELRARSHHLKPVVITGNAGITPAVLNEISLALDHHELIKVRVNAADRDQRAEMTQMICSELEASLVQAIGHIVTIYRPAPQTTKAR; encoded by the coding sequence TTGCATCCGGAACAAAGGAAAGAATTACGCGCCCGCTCGCATCATCTGAAACCGGTCGTCATTACCGGTAATGCCGGGATCACGCCTGCCGTGCTCAACGAAATCAGCCTCGCGCTGGATCATCACGAATTGATAAAGGTACGCGTGAATGCTGCTGATCGAGACCAGCGTGCGGAAATGACGCAGATGATCTGTTCGGAACTGGAGGCCTCGCTGGTGCAAGCCATAGGCCACATTGTTACCATCTATCGCCCTGCGCCCCAAACCACAAAGGCACGGTAA
- the nusA gene encoding transcription termination factor NusA, which produces MANKEILLVVDVVSNEKDIEKDVIFSAIEDALKMATLKRYEEPIDVRVSIDRKTGDYETYRRWLVVEPNDDYDYGIEFPETQMFLDDALKIDPSARLGAYVEQPVESVGFGRIAAQTAKQVIVQRVREAERRKVADAFRDRIGQLVTGVVKRIERGNVYLDLGGNAEAVIPREEMIPREAVRTGDRVRGYLKDVKPDAKGPQLHVSRTAPELLIALFRLEVPEINENVIEIMGAARDPGARAKIAVKTNDSRLDPVGACVGMRGSRVQAVSNELAGERVDIILWNENDAQYVINAMSPAEIVSIVVDEDKHSMDVAVADENLSQAIGRGGQNVRLASELTGWELNVMSATMADQKNEAEALTLMQSFVDQLGVGEDVAEILIREGFSSVEELAYVPAKELLDIEEFDEDIVEELRNRARDALLIKAIAREERMEPAEPSDELLNLEGMDENLARLLAEKGIRTLDDLAEQSVDELLEIHDIGSEKAANLIMKARASWFAEG; this is translated from the coding sequence ATGGCGAATAAAGAAATTTTGCTGGTTGTCGATGTCGTATCCAACGAAAAGGACATCGAGAAGGATGTGATTTTCTCAGCCATTGAAGACGCGTTGAAAATGGCTACCTTGAAGCGTTACGAAGAGCCGATCGATGTGCGCGTTTCGATCGACCGTAAAACCGGCGATTATGAAACTTATCGCCGTTGGTTGGTGGTCGAGCCGAATGACGACTATGATTATGGAATCGAGTTTCCTGAAACGCAGATGTTTCTCGACGATGCGTTGAAAATTGATCCGTCCGCCAGGCTTGGCGCCTATGTAGAGCAGCCTGTGGAGTCGGTGGGATTCGGGCGTATTGCAGCCCAGACCGCAAAACAGGTGATAGTGCAGCGAGTGCGTGAAGCCGAGCGCAGAAAGGTTGCCGATGCTTTCCGGGATCGTATCGGTCAGCTGGTTACCGGTGTGGTCAAGCGTATCGAGCGGGGCAATGTCTATCTTGATTTGGGCGGCAATGCCGAGGCGGTTATTCCCCGCGAGGAAATGATACCGCGCGAGGCGGTAAGAACCGGAGACCGGGTGCGTGGTTACCTAAAGGATGTGAAGCCCGACGCCAAGGGTCCGCAGTTGCATGTATCGCGCACGGCGCCGGAACTTTTAATTGCGCTGTTCCGTCTCGAGGTGCCTGAAATCAACGAAAATGTTATCGAAATAATGGGCGCCGCGCGCGACCCAGGGGCGAGAGCCAAGATCGCGGTTAAAACCAATGACAGCCGTCTTGACCCGGTGGGCGCCTGCGTAGGCATGCGCGGCTCACGAGTACAGGCCGTTTCCAATGAACTTGCCGGCGAGCGTGTCGATATCATACTGTGGAATGAAAACGACGCGCAGTATGTGATCAACGCGATGTCGCCGGCTGAAATCGTATCGATAGTCGTGGATGAAGATAAGCACAGCATGGACGTTGCCGTCGCCGATGAAAATCTTTCTCAGGCTATCGGGCGGGGCGGGCAAAATGTGCGTCTGGCTTCGGAACTGACCGGCTGGGAGCTTAATGTCATGAGCGCCACCATGGCCGATCAAAAAAATGAAGCGGAAGCGCTGACGTTGATGCAGTCTTTTGTCGATCAGTTGGGCGTAGGCGAAGACGTTGCCGAAATTTTGATTCGAGAAGGTTTTTCCAGCGTCGAGGAACTGGCGTATGTCCCTGCGAAGGAGTTGCTTGATATTGAAGAGTTCGACGAAGACATTGTCGAAGAGCTGCGCAACCGCGCGCGCGATGCCCTGCTTATCAAGGCAATAGCGCGCGAAGAGCGTATGGAGCCTGCGGAACCCAGCGATGAATTGCTGAATCTGGAAGGGATGGACGAAAATTTGGCGCGTCTTTTGGCCGAAAAGGGTATACGTACGCTGGACGATCTGGCCGAGCAATCTGTTGATGAGCTTTTGGAAATCCATGACATAGGCTCGGAAAAAGCGGCGAATCTGATTATGAAGGCGAGAGCCTCCTGGTTTGCCGAAGGCTAG
- the truB gene encoding tRNA pseudouridine(55) synthase TruB, which yields MINGVVLLDKPPGLSSNSAVQRVKRLLGAKKAGHTGSLDPIATGLLPVCLGEATKLAAFLLDDDKRYETRVRLGITTASADIEGEVLETRDVPELNEEKIEAVLAQFRGAISQIPPMYSALKHQGQRLYELARKGVEVERAPRNIRIHELLLRGYGADYLDLEAHCSKGTYIRSLAADIGEALGCGGHVELLRRTAVGALTLQQGAVSLDQMQRCPDDARLPLVHPSELMVQGLIFLEVDGEQAVRLSRGQTVIVSSDTDREGIRKVVCGDAFLGMAELKADGGLVPRRWFSVPISRVSPVAM from the coding sequence GTGATAAATGGCGTGGTATTGCTCGACAAGCCGCCCGGATTAAGCTCGAACAGCGCAGTTCAGCGTGTCAAAAGGCTACTGGGTGCAAAAAAGGCGGGGCATACGGGTAGCCTTGATCCGATAGCTACCGGTTTGTTGCCGGTTTGTCTGGGGGAGGCTACCAAACTGGCGGCGTTTCTACTGGATGACGACAAACGTTATGAAACACGCGTGCGTCTGGGCATAACGACGGCCAGCGCGGATATCGAAGGCGAGGTGCTGGAGACGCGTGATGTGCCTGAGTTGAATGAAGAAAAAATCGAGGCTGTCCTTGCGCAATTTCGCGGCGCGATATCGCAGATTCCGCCGATGTATTCAGCTCTTAAGCATCAGGGGCAGCGCTTGTACGAACTTGCCAGAAAAGGTGTGGAGGTAGAGCGCGCGCCGCGAAATATCCGTATCCATGAGCTGTTGCTGAGGGGATACGGGGCCGACTATCTCGATCTTGAGGCGCACTGCTCCAAGGGAACCTATATACGCAGCCTTGCCGCTGATATTGGAGAGGCTCTGGGCTGCGGGGGGCATGTCGAATTATTACGTAGAACCGCTGTCGGCGCGCTGACTTTACAGCAGGGCGCCGTCTCGCTGGATCAGATGCAGCGTTGCCCTGATGATGCGCGTTTGCCCCTGGTTCACCCTTCGGAACTGATGGTCCAGGGTTTAATATTTCTGGAAGTCGATGGCGAGCAGGCCGTGCGGCTGAGCAGGGGGCAGACTGTTATCGTATCTTCTGATACCGACCGCGAAGGGATTCGTAAAGTGGTTTGCGGCGATGCGTTTTTGGGCATGGCGGAATTGAAAGCCGATGGCGGTCTGGTTCCGCGCCGCTGGTTCAGCGTTCCGATATCTCGTGTGTCGCCCGTGGCGATGTAG
- the carA gene encoding glutamine-hydrolyzing carbamoyl-phosphate synthase small subunit, with product MNMYAILALEDGTLFRGTSIGVEGESVGEVVFNTSMTGYQEILTDPSYAKQIVTLTYPHIGNTGITPQDNESESVFAGGLVVRDVPRLASNWRKQGTLETFLKERGVVGIAGIDTRKLTRLLRDSGAQRACLMTGNAIDTEHALTLARGFPGLQGMDLAGEVTTSKAYAWSEGEWRLDSGYGHALCQNYHVVAYDFGIKRNILRMLAERGCRVSVVTARTTAAAVLALKPDGVFLSNGPGDPEPCDYAITAIRELLAAHIPIFGICLGHQLLALASGAATFKMKFGHHGANHPVQELSSGRVMITSQNHSFAVDETVLPATLRPTHRSLFDGTLQGLERTDCQAFSFQGHPEASPGPHDLSSLFDRFVVSMANSR from the coding sequence TTGAATATGTACGCTATTCTGGCGCTTGAGGATGGAACGCTGTTTCGTGGCACCTCTATCGGTGTTGAAGGTGAATCCGTGGGCGAGGTGGTTTTTAACACTTCGATGACCGGTTACCAGGAAATTCTTACCGATCCTTCGTATGCGAAACAAATTGTCACCTTGACGTATCCGCATATAGGCAATACCGGCATAACCCCTCAGGACAATGAATCGGAGTCGGTGTTTGCCGGGGGTTTGGTGGTGAGGGATGTACCGCGTCTGGCCAGTAACTGGCGTAAACAGGGAACGCTCGAAACCTTCCTGAAAGAGCGGGGCGTTGTGGGTATTGCCGGAATCGATACCCGTAAGCTGACCCGGTTGCTTCGCGATAGCGGTGCGCAACGGGCCTGTCTGATGACCGGGAATGCGATTGATACCGAGCATGCGCTGACGCTGGCTCGTGGATTTCCAGGTCTACAGGGTATGGACCTTGCTGGGGAAGTGACGACTTCCAAAGCCTATGCCTGGAGTGAAGGAGAGTGGCGGCTGGATTCAGGGTACGGTCATGCATTGTGTCAGAACTACCATGTCGTTGCCTACGATTTCGGCATAAAGCGCAATATACTCCGCATGCTGGCCGAGCGCGGCTGCCGTGTGAGCGTCGTTACCGCACGTACTACCGCAGCCGCAGTGCTGGCCTTGAAGCCGGATGGCGTGTTTCTGTCCAACGGTCCCGGCGATCCGGAGCCGTGCGATTACGCCATTACGGCCATTCGTGAGTTATTGGCGGCGCATATCCCGATTTTTGGTATCTGTCTGGGACACCAGCTACTGGCTTTGGCAAGCGGCGCCGCGACCTTTAAAATGAAGTTCGGTCATCACGGAGCCAACCATCCGGTACAGGAGCTGTCAAGCGGACGCGTTATGATTACCAGCCAGAACCATAGTTTCGCTGTGGATGAGACGGTCCTGCCCGCTACTCTGCGCCCCACGCACCGCTCATTGTTCGATGGCACGCTGCAAGGCCTGGAGCGCACGGATTGCCAGGCATTCAGCTTCCAGGGGCACCCGGAAGCCAGTCCCGGTCCGCACGATCTGTCGTCGTTGTTTGATCGCTTTGTCGTATCCATGGCTAACAGCCGTTAA